A region from the Spirochaeta thermophila DSM 6192 genome encodes:
- a CDS encoding PspA/IM30 family protein, producing MGFFQRLVRAVKAQFNALLKRIEDPEKLLDQLLLDMNKQLLEAKRSVAQALADEKRLEKRVSEYAAQVEDWEQKAVTALKAGREDLAKQALVKKAELLEVLEQYRKSHEEQHATVEKLKASLRDLQDRIEDARRKRNILIARAKRVQAQKRLQETIKGLSDTSAFAAFEELEKRVEELEAEAEATEALEAEDTTLSLEEQIRKLEKPEDKADVLLEDLKKRLGLPHDSSGS from the coding sequence ATGGGCTTCTTTCAGCGCCTCGTGAGGGCCGTGAAGGCTCAATTCAATGCCCTTCTCAAGCGTATCGAGGATCCCGAGAAGCTTCTCGATCAGCTCCTCCTCGACATGAACAAGCAGCTCCTCGAGGCGAAGCGCTCGGTTGCCCAGGCCCTCGCGGACGAGAAGAGGCTGGAGAAGAGGGTGTCCGAATACGCGGCTCAGGTCGAGGACTGGGAGCAGAAGGCCGTGACGGCCCTCAAGGCCGGCAGGGAGGATCTGGCGAAGCAGGCTCTGGTGAAGAAGGCCGAGCTTCTCGAGGTGCTCGAACAGTACAGGAAGAGCCATGAGGAGCAGCACGCCACGGTGGAGAAGCTGAAGGCCTCGCTCCGGGATCTCCAGGACAGGATAGAGGACGCGAGGAGGAAGAGAAACATCCTCATCGCACGAGCGAAACGGGTCCAGGCCCAGAAACGTCTGCAGGAGACCATAAAGGGACTCTCTGATACCTCCGCCTTTGCCGCGTTCGAGGAACTCGAGAAGAGAGTCGAGGAGTTGGAGGCCGAGGCCGAGGCCACCGAGGCCCTCGAGGCGGAAGACACGACCCTGTCGCTTGAGGAACAGATAAGGAAGCTCGAGAAACCGGAGGACAAGGCGGATGTCCTCCTCGAGGATCTCAAGAAACGCCTGGGGCTTCCGCATGATTCCTCGGGGTCGTGA
- a CDS encoding SDR family oxidoreductase, protein MRKDRKELGGKRALVVGGSGGIGRGVSLMLAEEGASLVVHGGHDEARLEETRALCARTAEEVDGFLCPFDQGDVFLKEVASRLPFDIVVWCAGPVEYVGLGEASLEVWERMARGNLVLPGAVVGMVAGLMAERGHGRIVLFGGPGSDALRGYTSIAPYAAAKAGLGVLAKSVAVAYGSSNVACNVICPGIVFTEYTSREERERWREVPEARIASAEEVVDLVRYLVKMPTPLVNGAVISADKGLRL, encoded by the coding sequence GTGCGGAAGGATCGGAAAGAGCTCGGAGGAAAGAGGGCCCTGGTGGTCGGAGGATCCGGAGGGATCGGACGGGGGGTGAGCCTCATGCTCGCAGAGGAGGGGGCCTCCCTCGTCGTCCACGGAGGACACGACGAGGCGCGGCTCGAGGAGACGCGTGCGTTGTGCGCGCGCACTGCCGAAGAAGTGGACGGATTCCTGTGTCCCTTTGACCAGGGGGACGTATTCCTCAAGGAGGTGGCATCCCGCCTCCCGTTCGACATCGTGGTGTGGTGTGCCGGGCCGGTGGAGTATGTGGGCCTCGGGGAGGCATCCCTGGAGGTGTGGGAACGGATGGCCCGGGGGAACCTCGTGCTACCCGGGGCCGTGGTGGGTATGGTGGCGGGACTGATGGCGGAGCGGGGGCATGGGCGTATCGTCCTTTTCGGGGGTCCTGGAAGCGACGCGCTGAGGGGATATACCTCCATCGCTCCGTATGCGGCGGCGAAGGCAGGGCTCGGGGTGCTTGCGAAGTCGGTGGCCGTGGCCTACGGGAGTTCGAACGTGGCCTGCAATGTGATCTGTCCCGGTATCGTGTTCACGGAGTACACCTCGCGAGAGGAGCGGGAGCGCTGGCGTGAGGTGCCCGAGGCGCGTATCGCCTCGGCGGAAGAGGTGGTGGACCTCGTCCGTTATCTGGTGAAGATGCCCACTCCTCTTGTAAATGGGGCGGTGATTTCTGCCGATAAGGGACTTAGATTGTGA
- a CDS encoding P-loop NTPase, giving the protein MHIFPIASGKGGVGKSLIATNLAIALAQAGKEVVLVDLDLGGSNLHLMLGIPAPRGIGSFLTTPGLSFQDIVGPTQYERLRFVPGDAEIPGVANLTAGQKKKLLSHLRKLHADYLIIDLGAGTHINTLDFFLMSNNGIIVTTPTPTATVNAYLFLKNVIFRLLYLSCKRGSEGYQYLKRLEKEGKAFQELYLPKLAELIKEVDPESYEQFTRSLSSFHPRLILNMLEQPQDTVRAQRLRRSCQQYLGIDIEHLGIIYRDDLQDIALSSKLPILVYKPDSVLSQAVYRIADKLLQIGEEETSLLDIEEIDESFQEADVEAQIDFENKMEYVEELLHTGTLTMGDLVETVKMQQMEINRLRKENQFLKAQLVKAIQNGFLPETRGK; this is encoded by the coding sequence ATGCACATCTTCCCCATAGCCAGTGGTAAAGGAGGTGTGGGAAAATCTCTCATCGCGACGAACCTCGCCATCGCCCTCGCCCAGGCGGGCAAAGAGGTGGTCCTGGTGGACCTCGATCTGGGAGGATCGAACCTGCACCTCATGCTGGGCATCCCCGCTCCCCGCGGCATCGGTAGCTTCCTCACCACGCCGGGCCTCTCCTTCCAGGACATCGTAGGTCCCACCCAGTACGAACGGCTGAGATTCGTTCCCGGGGACGCCGAGATCCCTGGTGTCGCGAACCTCACCGCCGGACAGAAGAAGAAGCTCCTCTCACACCTCAGGAAGCTTCACGCGGACTACCTCATCATCGATCTGGGGGCCGGAACACACATCAACACCCTGGACTTCTTCCTGATGTCCAACAACGGCATCATCGTGACCACCCCCACCCCGACCGCCACGGTGAACGCCTATCTTTTCCTCAAAAACGTGATCTTCAGACTCCTCTATCTCTCCTGCAAGAGAGGAAGCGAAGGCTACCAGTATCTCAAGAGGCTCGAGAAAGAGGGAAAGGCCTTCCAGGAGCTCTATCTCCCGAAGCTCGCCGAACTCATCAAGGAAGTGGATCCGGAGAGCTACGAACAATTCACCCGGTCCCTCTCCTCATTCCACCCACGGCTCATCCTCAACATGCTCGAGCAACCCCAGGACACCGTGAGGGCCCAACGCCTCAGACGATCCTGCCAGCAATACCTGGGCATCGACATCGAACACCTCGGCATCATCTACAGAGATGACCTCCAGGACATCGCCCTCTCCTCGAAGCTCCCCATACTCGTCTACAAACCGGATTCGGTCCTCTCCCAGGCCGTCTATCGCATCGCCGACAAACTCCTCCAGATAGGTGAAGAGGAGACATCGCTCCTCGACATCGAGGAGATAGACGAATCCTTCCAGGAAGCCGACGTGGAAGCCCAGATCGACTTCGAGAACAAGATGGAATACGTGGAAGAACTCCTCCACACCGGGACCCTCACCATGGGAGACCTGGTGGAGACCGTGAAGATGCAGCAGATGGAGATCAACAGGCTGAGGAAGGAGAACCAATTCCTCAAAGCCCAACTCGTAAAGGCGATACAGAACGGATTCCTCCCCGAAACCCGAGGGAAATAG
- a CDS encoding WecB/TagA/CpsF family glycosyltransferase: MTAATNIPWKKRIRILGIPVDRVEDADLERVFHHFLLDGRLHHIVFARRSDCMRARRSKRKRRILEEASLVLPLDRSLVWAARRLHQEAPVRYLPFSFIVRLLRFLEEKGERVYLLGESPQDILTIERNIRETFPGLRVVGRYHGNFPKEVEETILTAVKKATPALILIGSGIRGGDEWVSQHRAELPPAMVIVHPETMQVFAGRRKRVAPEEFYGRIPPLKGFILNPLRILKVFYYLWFALLVMVYKVFGLNKSRDD, from the coding sequence ATGACAGCTGCGACGAATATACCTTGGAAGAAGAGGATCCGTATCCTGGGGATCCCCGTGGATCGCGTGGAGGATGCGGATCTCGAGCGGGTGTTCCATCACTTCCTCCTCGATGGGAGACTCCACCATATCGTGTTCGCACGGCGTTCGGATTGCATGCGTGCCCGCCGTTCGAAACGGAAGCGGCGGATACTCGAGGAGGCATCTCTGGTCCTGCCTCTTGACCGTTCGCTCGTGTGGGCGGCTCGACGGCTCCATCAGGAGGCCCCTGTGAGGTACCTTCCTTTTTCCTTCATCGTTCGGCTTCTCCGTTTCCTGGAGGAGAAGGGAGAACGGGTGTACCTCCTCGGAGAGAGCCCTCAGGATATCCTCACCATCGAGCGGAATATCCGGGAGACGTTCCCCGGTCTTCGTGTGGTGGGACGCTACCACGGCAACTTCCCAAAGGAGGTGGAGGAGACGATCCTCACCGCGGTGAAGAAGGCCACGCCGGCCCTCATCCTGATAGGGAGCGGTATTCGCGGCGGGGATGAGTGGGTGTCGCAGCACAGGGCGGAACTTCCCCCTGCCATGGTGATCGTACATCCCGAGACGATGCAGGTCTTCGCGGGACGGAGGAAGAGGGTGGCTCCCGAGGAGTTCTACGGGCGCATTCCCCCGCTGAAGGGGTTCATCCTCAATCCCCTCCGGATCCTGAAGGTGTTCTATTATCTCTGGTTCGCTCTTCTGGTGATGGTGTACAAGGTGTTCGGTTTAAACAAGTCACGAGATGATTAA
- a CDS encoding response regulator transcription factor, which produces MIPRGREIPIGVFLPDADVRYYFWLDYKDFPHPQKEDIVILEDVVEEAKCCQVVSLPWKDFLSISLETGEGGPVWIPYGPADYVAQAFALGCGDYLKEPWSVGELLVRARRFLPQRVVLRGKVCEYRNGVLRREGKEVRLTPVQGQLFSLLVRHRGKPLGREALSHAVGMRNGSSRAVDMHVSLLRKKLAELDLEGVLVSVIRKGYMLIDEDR; this is translated from the coding sequence ATGATTCCTCGGGGTCGTGAGATACCCATCGGAGTATTCCTCCCCGACGCAGATGTGAGGTACTACTTCTGGCTGGACTACAAGGATTTTCCCCATCCCCAGAAGGAGGACATCGTCATACTGGAAGACGTCGTCGAAGAGGCGAAGTGCTGCCAGGTGGTCTCCCTTCCCTGGAAGGACTTTCTTTCCATATCTCTCGAGACCGGAGAGGGGGGACCGGTGTGGATCCCCTATGGTCCGGCCGACTACGTTGCCCAGGCGTTCGCCCTCGGGTGCGGGGACTACTTGAAGGAACCCTGGAGCGTCGGTGAGCTCCTGGTACGGGCCCGACGTTTTCTCCCCCAGCGGGTGGTGCTGCGAGGAAAGGTCTGTGAGTACCGCAATGGGGTCCTCAGGCGGGAGGGGAAGGAGGTTCGCCTCACTCCCGTGCAAGGGCAGCTCTTCTCCCTCCTGGTGCGGCACAGGGGGAAACCCCTCGGGAGGGAGGCGCTCTCCCATGCCGTGGGCATGAGAAACGGATCGTCCCGGGCCGTGGATATGCACGTCTCCCTGTTGAGGAAGAAACTGGCCGAACTCGATCTGGAGGGGGTGCTCGTTTCTGTGATCAGAAAGGGCTACATGCTGATCGACGAGGATCGATGA
- a CDS encoding sigma-54-dependent transcriptional regulator, with protein MKGGSEDFFRLLLPEDVSMVLVDEAAVKVRLGDERPDAVILVHGAGDEWQGVARTLGDVFPHIPLILCSPDPSPHTVVRGMDLGAVDYLPFPPERDALHRALQRALRCKGYSSPAVEDRSPLERLVGKSESIVKIREYISVVARVKETVLIQGPTGTGKELVARILHDLSPRREMPFVAVNCGALPPSLIEAELFGTEEGAYTDARRRPGLFEQADGGTLFLDEVGELPADLQVKFLRVLEEGSVVRVGGHRSIRVDVRVVCATHRDLAGEVKRGRFRADLFYRINVLKISIPPLTDRKEDIPLLASYFTRMLADQYGCPARISSGAMDRLLSYDWPGNVRELKNVLTRAVLEARFRGLEMITPDLVRFE; from the coding sequence ATGAAGGGAGGGAGCGAGGACTTTTTCAGGCTCCTCCTTCCGGAAGATGTCTCCATGGTTCTGGTGGATGAGGCCGCAGTGAAGGTCCGGCTCGGTGATGAGAGACCGGATGCGGTGATCCTTGTCCACGGTGCGGGGGATGAGTGGCAGGGGGTCGCGAGAACACTGGGGGATGTCTTTCCCCACATCCCCCTCATCCTCTGCTCTCCCGATCCGTCGCCCCATACGGTGGTGAGAGGGATGGATCTCGGTGCCGTGGACTATCTCCCCTTCCCTCCTGAAAGGGATGCCCTCCATCGAGCACTCCAGCGGGCACTTCGGTGCAAAGGCTACTCCTCTCCGGCTGTGGAGGACAGGTCTCCGCTCGAGCGCCTAGTGGGCAAGAGCGAGTCGATCGTGAAGATCCGGGAATATATCTCGGTGGTGGCCCGGGTGAAGGAGACCGTGCTCATCCAGGGGCCCACGGGGACGGGCAAGGAACTCGTGGCCCGGATCCTCCACGATCTCTCTCCCAGGAGGGAGATGCCCTTTGTGGCGGTCAATTGCGGAGCACTTCCCCCCTCTCTCATCGAAGCAGAACTCTTCGGTACCGAGGAGGGGGCCTACACCGATGCGCGGAGACGTCCGGGGCTTTTTGAGCAGGCTGACGGCGGGACGCTCTTCCTGGACGAGGTGGGAGAGCTTCCGGCGGACCTGCAGGTGAAGTTCCTCCGTGTCCTGGAGGAGGGGAGCGTGGTGAGGGTGGGGGGGCATCGCTCGATCCGGGTGGATGTGCGTGTGGTGTGCGCCACCCACAGGGATCTGGCGGGGGAGGTGAAGCGGGGGCGGTTCCGGGCCGACCTCTTCTATCGGATCAATGTGCTGAAGATTTCGATCCCCCCCCTCACCGATCGCAAGGAGGATATCCCGCTTCTCGCCTCGTATTTCACCAGGATGCTCGCGGACCAGTACGGATGCCCGGCCCGGATCTCGTCCGGGGCCATGGACCGCCTTCTCTCGTACGACTGGCCGGGTAACGTGAGGGAACTGAAAAACGTGCTCACCCGCGCCGTGCTCGAGGCGAGGTTCAGGGGTCTCGAGATGATCACCCCCGATCTGGTGAGATTCGAGTAG
- a CDS encoding S41 family peptidase encodes MKKGDVRLRGIWWGGFLLLFGFLMSLVWADGLFALDRSTDQLLSLFESVFSYVQDHYVEEPDPEVLLEGALEGLFESLDDPYSEYLSEEELRDLSDTTRGEFGGIGLYIAKETANGGDAGYVDVVAPIEGTPAYRAGILAGDKIIGIEGESTMDLSIDEVLSRLRGEPGTQVTITIKRGGDYVFDVTLTRAIIEVPTVRYEFLPEHKVGILRIIQFTPHTPEKVEEAISAFKARGYRGLLIDVRSNPGGLLDSVLEITDFFFREGIMLREEGRTSEATRTYYATGDLLVDEDIPVVVLVNRGTASAAEILSGVLKDRGRGTLVGETTYGKGSVQQVQLLPRGGFRLTVARYYTPSGVVIDRHGIEPDVKVEEETFTEEQTALYGELLSSGRITEFVVSHDVAPSEEAIGSFISRLVAERPEYDPDILRRLIHAEVVRRSTHPPLYDPDYDRVMEEGMRILLGLMGGET; translated from the coding sequence ATGAAAAAAGGGGATGTCCGACTGCGGGGGATATGGTGGGGAGGGTTCCTCCTCCTCTTCGGGTTCCTAATGTCCCTTGTATGGGCGGACGGGCTCTTCGCTCTCGACCGTTCGACGGATCAACTCCTCTCTCTCTTCGAGAGTGTCTTTTCCTATGTACAGGACCACTATGTCGAAGAGCCTGATCCGGAGGTCCTTCTGGAAGGGGCCCTGGAAGGGCTCTTCGAGAGCCTGGATGATCCATACTCCGAGTATCTTTCGGAGGAAGAGCTCCGCGATCTTTCCGACACCACCCGAGGGGAGTTCGGAGGGATCGGTCTCTATATCGCCAAGGAGACCGCGAACGGGGGGGATGCGGGTTATGTGGATGTGGTCGCCCCCATCGAAGGCACTCCGGCCTACCGCGCGGGCATCCTGGCTGGGGACAAGATCATAGGGATAGAAGGGGAGTCCACGATGGACCTCTCCATCGACGAGGTCCTCTCCCGCCTGAGGGGTGAGCCCGGCACGCAGGTGACCATCACCATCAAGAGGGGGGGCGACTATGTGTTCGATGTGACCCTCACCCGTGCGATCATCGAGGTGCCCACGGTGCGCTACGAGTTCCTTCCCGAGCACAAGGTGGGTATCCTCAGGATCATCCAGTTCACTCCACACACCCCGGAGAAGGTTGAGGAGGCCATCTCCGCGTTCAAGGCACGGGGGTATCGGGGGCTCCTCATCGATGTCCGTTCCAATCCCGGAGGGCTCCTCGATTCGGTTCTCGAGATCACCGACTTCTTCTTCAGAGAAGGGATCATGCTCAGGGAGGAGGGACGGACTTCCGAGGCTACACGCACCTATTATGCCACCGGAGATCTCCTGGTGGACGAGGATATCCCTGTGGTGGTCCTGGTGAACAGGGGGACGGCCTCGGCGGCCGAAATCCTCTCCGGCGTGCTCAAGGACAGGGGGAGGGGAACGCTGGTCGGAGAGACGACCTACGGAAAAGGGTCGGTCCAGCAGGTGCAGTTGCTTCCCAGAGGAGGTTTCCGTCTCACGGTTGCCCGCTACTATACGCCCAGCGGGGTGGTGATCGACAGGCATGGGATCGAGCCGGATGTGAAGGTGGAGGAGGAGACCTTCACCGAGGAACAGACGGCCCTCTACGGAGAACTCCTCTCCTCAGGGAGGATCACGGAGTTCGTGGTCTCTCATGACGTGGCCCCCTCCGAGGAGGCGATCGGGAGTTTCATCTCCCGGCTGGTGGCGGAACGGCCCGAATACGATCCCGACATCCTGAGACGTCTCATCCATGCCGAGGTGGTGAGGCGGTCGACGCATCCTCCGCTCTATGATCCGGACTACGACAGGGTGATGGAGGAAGGTATGCGCATCCTTCTCGGACTGATGGGAGGCGAGACCTGA
- a CDS encoding STAS domain-containing protein, protein MANNDIIPGFDEEKDESLKIRLQKVDSVPGCLILFLTGYIDTYNSNFFQKKVTRAIEQGYIRLIFHCGGLNYVSSTGIGSFTAFLKAVKPRGGDIVLLEIQPKVYEVFQLLGFSQFFTIKDNLEEAVAHFSEGGQKVQTEIFPKIFKCPICSKKLKATRPGRFRCSECKTILAIDNNGQVFLG, encoded by the coding sequence ATGGCAAATAACGACATCATCCCAGGATTCGACGAGGAGAAGGATGAAAGCCTCAAGATACGGCTTCAGAAGGTCGATTCGGTGCCTGGGTGTCTCATCCTGTTTCTTACGGGCTATATAGATACGTATAATTCGAACTTTTTCCAGAAGAAGGTCACGAGGGCGATCGAACAAGGATACATCCGTCTCATCTTCCACTGCGGCGGGCTCAACTATGTCTCCAGTACCGGTATAGGGTCGTTCACCGCTTTCCTCAAGGCCGTGAAGCCCAGGGGGGGGGACATCGTGCTCCTCGAAATCCAGCCGAAGGTGTACGAAGTCTTCCAGCTCCTCGGATTCTCTCAGTTCTTCACCATAAAGGACAATCTCGAAGAGGCGGTGGCCCACTTCTCCGAAGGGGGGCAGAAGGTACAGACCGAGATCTTCCCCAAGATCTTCAAGTGTCCCATCTGTTCGAAGAAGCTGAAGGCCACGCGTCCGGGTCGCTTTCGATGCTCGGAGTGTAAGACGATCCTCGCCATAGACAACAACGGCCAGGTCTTCCTGGGATAG
- a CDS encoding secondary thiamine-phosphate synthase enzyme YjbQ → MERISVRTGERVQVVLITREVQEIVARSGVEEGICVVYSPHTTAGITINEAADPSVIRDFLMETGKIVPFQDGYAHAEGNSAAHIKTSLVGPSVTIPVEGGTLALGTWQGIYFCEFDGPRTRKVFVQIIGR, encoded by the coding sequence ATGGAACGGATCTCAGTGCGTACCGGAGAGAGGGTTCAGGTGGTGCTCATCACGCGGGAGGTCCAGGAGATCGTCGCCCGATCGGGTGTCGAGGAGGGGATCTGTGTGGTCTATTCACCTCACACCACGGCGGGGATAACGATAAACGAGGCGGCGGATCCTTCTGTGATACGGGACTTCCTCATGGAGACGGGCAAGATCGTGCCTTTCCAGGACGGTTATGCTCACGCCGAGGGGAACTCCGCGGCTCATATCAAAACGTCGCTCGTCGGTCCTTCAGTGACGATCCCTGTGGAAGGGGGAACCCTCGCCCTGGGTACCTGGCAGGGAATCTATTTCTGTGAGTTCGACGGGCCGCGCACCCGGAAGGTGTTCGTCCAGATCATCGGTCGCTGA